Below is a genomic region from Streptomyces roseoviridis.
CGGCACCTGCGACTACTGCGCCGAGGGCCTCCAGACCTCCTGCCCCAACGGCGGTTTCTGGGGCTCGGCCGGTTCCGACGGCGGCCAGGGCGAGGCCGTCCGCGTCCCCTTCGCCGACGGCACCCTGGTGAAGCTGCCCGCCGACGCCGCCTCCGACGACCACCTGCTGACCGCGCTCCTGGCCCTCTCCGACGTCCTGGGCACCGGCCACCACGCCGCCCTCGGCGCGGGCGTCCGCAAGGGCTCCACCGTCGCCGTCGTCGGTGACGGCGCCGTCGGCCTCTGCGGCGTCCTCGCCGCGCGCAGGCTCGGGGCCGAGCGGATCATCGCCCTCGGCCGGCACACCGCCCGCACCGACATCGCCCGCGCCTTCGGCGCCACCGACGTGGTCGCCGAGCGCGGCGAGGCCGCCGAGGCGGCCGTGCGCGAACTCACCGGAGGCCACGGCGCCCACGCCGTCATCGAGGCCGTCGGCACCGAGCAGTCCATGCGCACCGCCGTCGCCGTCACCCGCGACGGCGGCTCCATCGGCTACGTCGGCGTCCCGCACGGCAGCGGCACCGGCCTCGACCTCTCCGTCATGTTCGACCGCAACATCGCCCTGCGCGGCGGCGTCGCGCCCGTCCGCGCCTACATCCCCGAGCTCCTCCCGGACATCCTCGACGGCACCATCGACCCGTCCCCGGTCTTCGACCTGACCGTCGGCCTCGAAGGCGTCCCCGGCGGCTACCGGGCCATGGACGAGCGCACCGCCCTCAAGGTCCTCGTCAAGCCCTGACGCCCCACACCGGTTCGTCGGCCCCCGCCACGCCCGGCGGGCGCGACCAGTCGGCCGGACCGCCCTCGTACGCCACCGGCGACAGCGCGTACCGCAGCCGGCCCAGCGGGCCGTCCCTCTCCGCCAGGTACCGCTCCGGCTCGTGGCGGGGAAGCGCGTGCGCGAGGAAGTGGCCCGTCTGGGCGAGCGCCAGCCGCACGAGCCGGCTGCCGCCGTCCCGGTCCCGCTCGGTCAGCGAGCGCAGCACCGCCGCCGCCAGCAGATAGCCCGTGCCGTGGTCCAGGGCCTGGGCCGGCAGCACTCCCGGCCGCTCCTCGGACCCCTCGGTCACGGCGATCCCGGTCGCCACCTGCACCAGGCTGTCGAAGCCGCGCCGTCCGCCCCACGGCCCGTAGTCGCCCCAGGCCGAGAGCCGGGCGGTCACCAGACCGGGCCGGTCGAGGCCGAAACGGTCCAGCGCGCCCGGGCGGTAGCCGGTCACCAGCACGTCGGCGGCGTCGAGGAGTTCGTCGAAGGTCCGCCGGTCCGAGGGCCGGTCCAGGTCCAGGGCGGCGGTCCGCTTGCCGATGTCCGCGTCCGCGTGCTGGTCCGGCAGCTCCGGACTGCCCGGCGG
It encodes:
- a CDS encoding zinc-dependent alcohol dehydrogenase family protein, which gives rise to MRATTIHAPFDMRVEDVPDAVVRDATDAVVRVVRACICGSDLWAYRGESARTPGQRIGHEFLGIVEEAGADVRGLKPGDLVVAPFVWSDGTCDYCAEGLQTSCPNGGFWGSAGSDGGQGEAVRVPFADGTLVKLPADAASDDHLLTALLALSDVLGTGHHAALGAGVRKGSTVAVVGDGAVGLCGVLAARRLGAERIIALGRHTARTDIARAFGATDVVAERGEAAEAAVRELTGGHGAHAVIEAVGTEQSMRTAVAVTRDGGSIGYVGVPHGSGTGLDLSVMFDRNIALRGGVAPVRAYIPELLPDILDGTIDPSPVFDLTVGLEGVPGGYRAMDERTALKVLVKP